Proteins co-encoded in one Actinomadura luteofluorescens genomic window:
- a CDS encoding ROK family protein has protein sequence MEPMTAHSARALRSQGALAVLRHVHAHPSAKRADAARALGMSSGSATEITSRLKASRLIDEEAAALTGGRGRPSPALVPHRDGPLVCVVDISHERWRVACVELGGRVVTQETGGHSGTPDVLGTLGHRVSVLHARYGHRLRAVSACVAGTVSATTVVQASGMGWRDVDLDPLRPPGIPLLVGNDASLAGLAEARRGAGAGTRVVLHLTVEVGVGGILVVDGRPVDGATGAGGEFGHMPFGDPSLHCPCGARGCWDLEVDGRAMARALGRPAPRDPRTAAGHVIAAAASDPAARSAAGAAAHALGRGIGALANALDPGVVTLSGLATDLAATAPAALETGYTAALMRYRRAAPPPILPSTLGPQGPLTGAADAAFDLLLTEEGLAAWTRT, from the coding sequence ATGGAGCCGATGACCGCGCACTCCGCGCGCGCCCTGCGCAGCCAGGGGGCGCTGGCCGTGCTCCGCCACGTCCACGCGCACCCGTCCGCGAAACGCGCGGACGCGGCCCGGGCGCTGGGGATGAGCAGCGGGTCCGCCACCGAGATCACGAGCCGGTTGAAGGCGTCCCGGCTGATCGACGAGGAGGCCGCCGCCCTGACCGGCGGGCGCGGCCGCCCCTCACCGGCGCTCGTGCCCCACAGGGACGGCCCGCTGGTGTGCGTCGTGGACATCAGCCACGAGCGGTGGCGTGTGGCCTGCGTCGAGCTGGGCGGTCGCGTCGTCACGCAGGAGACCGGCGGCCACTCCGGCACCCCGGACGTCCTCGGGACGCTCGGCCACCGCGTGTCGGTCCTGCACGCCCGCTACGGCCACCGGCTCCGCGCCGTGTCCGCCTGCGTCGCGGGAACGGTCAGCGCGACCACGGTCGTCCAGGCGTCGGGCATGGGCTGGCGCGACGTGGACCTCGACCCGCTCCGGCCGCCCGGGATCCCGCTGCTCGTCGGCAACGACGCCTCGCTCGCCGGGCTGGCGGAGGCGAGACGCGGGGCGGGCGCGGGAACTCGGGTCGTGCTGCACCTGACGGTCGAGGTGGGGGTGGGCGGCATCCTCGTCGTGGACGGACGGCCGGTGGACGGCGCCACCGGCGCGGGCGGCGAGTTCGGCCACATGCCGTTCGGCGACCCCTCGCTGCACTGCCCCTGCGGCGCCCGCGGCTGCTGGGACCTGGAGGTCGACGGCCGCGCCATGGCCCGCGCGCTCGGCCGTCCCGCACCCCGCGACCCGCGCACGGCGGCCGGGCACGTGATCGCCGCCGCGGCCTCCGACCCGGCGGCCCGCTCGGCCGCCGGCGCCGCCGCGCACGCGCTGGGACGGGGCATCGGCGCCCTCGCCAACGCCCTCGACCCCGGGGTCGTCACGCTCTCCGGCCTGGCCACCGACCTGGCCGCGACGGCGCCCGCGGCCCTCGAAACCGGCTACACGGCCGCCCTGATGCGCTACCGCCGCGCGGCACCGCCGCCCATCCTGCCCTCGACGCTCGGCCCGCAGGGCCCCCTGACCGGCGCCGCGGACGCCGCCTTCGACCTCCTCCTGACCGAAGAAGGCCTAGCCGCCTGGACCCGCACCTGA